In Ectothiorhodospiraceae bacterium 2226, a single window of DNA contains:
- the kdsA gene encoding 3-deoxy-8-phosphooctulonate synthase, with protein sequence MQLCGFEVGLDRPFFLIAGPCVIESEQLALDTAGELKEIAARVGVPFIYKSSFDKANRTSTSSYRGPGMEEGLRILETVRAQLKVPVLTDVHEDTPLDEVAAVVDVLQTPAFLCRQTNFIQNVARQGKPVNIKKGQFLAPWDMSNVVDKARATGNEQLMVCERGVSFGYNTLISDMRGLAVMRETGCPVVFDATHSVQQPGGRGASSGGQREFVPVLARAAVAAGIAGLFMETHPRPDEALSDGPNAWPLGRMERLLGVLRELDAAVKARPFDELEL encoded by the coding sequence ATGCAGCTTTGCGGTTTCGAGGTCGGCCTGGACCGACCGTTCTTCCTGATCGCCGGCCCGTGCGTGATCGAGAGCGAGCAACTCGCGCTCGACACCGCCGGCGAACTCAAGGAGATCGCGGCGCGCGTCGGCGTGCCGTTCATCTACAAGTCCTCCTTCGACAAGGCCAACCGCACCTCCACCAGCAGCTATCGCGGTCCCGGCATGGAAGAGGGGCTGCGTATCCTGGAGACCGTGCGCGCGCAGCTCAAGGTGCCCGTGCTGACCGACGTGCACGAGGACACGCCGCTCGACGAGGTGGCCGCGGTGGTGGACGTGCTGCAGACGCCGGCGTTTCTGTGTCGCCAGACCAACTTCATCCAGAACGTCGCGCGTCAGGGCAAGCCGGTGAACATCAAGAAGGGCCAGTTCCTGGCGCCGTGGGACATGAGCAACGTGGTGGACAAGGCCCGCGCCACCGGCAACGAGCAGCTCATGGTCTGCGAGCGCGGCGTGTCGTTTGGCTACAATACGCTGATCTCGGACATGCGCGGCCTGGCCGTGATGCGCGAGACCGGCTGCCCGGTAGTATTCGACGCCACCCACTCGGTGCAGCAGCCGGGCGGCCGCGGCGCCAGTTCCGGCGGCCAGCGCGAGTTCGTGCCGGTGTTGGCCCGCGCGGCGGTCGCCGCCGGCATCGCCGGCCTGTTCATGGAGACGCATCCGCGTCCCGACGAGGCACTGAGCGACGGCCCCAACGCCTGGCCGCTGGGGCGTATGGAACGCCTGTTGGGCGTGCTGCGCGAGTTGGACGCGGCGGTGAAGGCCCGCCCCTTCGACGAGCTGGAACTGTAG
- a CDS encoding CTP synthase: protein MTKYIFITGGVVSSLGKGIASASLAAILEARGLKVTLLKLDPYINVDPGTMSPFQHGEVFVTEDGAETDLDLGHYERFVRTTMTRRNNFTTGRIYENVIQKERRGDYLGGTVQVIPHITDEIKRCIRAGAGDADVAMVEIGGTVGDIESLPFLEAIRQMGVELGHRDALFMHLTLLPYIPTAGELKTKPTQHSVKELRSIGIQPDILLCRSDRPLPADEKRKIALFTNVEERAVISAVDVKSIYTIPLGLYEQGLDEIVVDKLRLAAGEADLSEWKAFVHALEHPEGEATVAMVGKYVNLTEAYKSLSESLMHASARTRTRVNIVYVDSEAIERHGTSCLDGMDAILVPGGFGERGVEGKIAAARYAREQGIPYLGICLGMQVAVIEFARHMAGLEGAHSTEFDRDTPHPVIALITEWMSADGQREVRSEQSDKGGTMRLGGQPCHLASDSRARALYGKDVIVERHRHRYEFNNAYRDRLQQAGLQIVGESHDGTLVEVVELADHPWYVACQFHPEFTSTPRDGHPLFEGFVRAARARRDAGDDANATHADASRAPSA from the coding sequence ATGACGAAGTACATCTTTATCACCGGCGGTGTCGTCTCGTCCCTGGGCAAGGGCATCGCATCGGCCTCCCTGGCGGCAATCCTGGAGGCCCGCGGGCTGAAGGTCACGCTGCTCAAGCTCGATCCCTACATCAACGTCGATCCCGGCACCATGAGTCCCTTCCAGCACGGCGAGGTGTTCGTCACCGAGGACGGCGCCGAGACCGACCTGGACCTCGGGCACTACGAGCGCTTCGTGCGCACCACCATGACCCGGCGCAACAACTTCACCACCGGGCGCATCTACGAGAACGTGATTCAGAAGGAGCGCCGCGGCGACTACCTCGGCGGCACCGTGCAGGTCATCCCGCACATCACCGACGAGATCAAGCGCTGCATCCGTGCCGGCGCAGGTGACGCCGACGTCGCCATGGTCGAGATCGGCGGCACGGTGGGCGACATCGAGTCGCTGCCGTTTCTGGAGGCCATCCGCCAGATGGGCGTGGAGCTCGGCCACCGCGACGCGCTGTTCATGCACCTCACGCTGCTGCCCTACATCCCCACCGCCGGCGAGCTCAAGACCAAGCCGACGCAGCACTCGGTGAAGGAGCTGCGTTCCATCGGTATCCAGCCCGACATCCTGCTGTGCCGCTCCGACCGCCCGCTGCCGGCGGACGAGAAGCGCAAGATCGCGCTGTTCACCAACGTGGAGGAGCGCGCGGTCATCTCCGCGGTGGACGTGAAGAGCATTTACACCATCCCCCTCGGGCTGTACGAGCAGGGCCTCGATGAGATCGTGGTCGACAAGCTGCGCCTCGCCGCGGGGGAGGCGGATCTCTCCGAGTGGAAGGCCTTCGTGCACGCCCTGGAGCACCCCGAGGGCGAGGCCACGGTGGCCATGGTCGGCAAGTACGTGAACCTCACCGAGGCCTACAAGTCGCTGTCCGAATCCTTGATGCACGCCAGCGCGCGCACGCGCACCCGCGTCAACATCGTGTACGTCGACTCGGAGGCCATCGAGCGCCACGGAACGAGCTGCCTGGACGGGATGGACGCCATCCTGGTGCCGGGCGGCTTCGGCGAGCGCGGCGTGGAAGGCAAGATCGCCGCGGCACGCTACGCGCGCGAGCAGGGGATCCCATATCTCGGCATCTGCCTTGGCATGCAGGTCGCGGTGATCGAGTTCGCGCGTCACATGGCGGGCCTGGAGGGGGCGCACAGCACCGAGTTCGACCGCGATACCCCGCACCCGGTGATCGCACTCATCACCGAATGGATGAGCGCCGACGGCCAGCGCGAGGTGCGCAGCGAACAGAGCGACAAGGGCGGCACCATGCGCCTCGGCGGGCAGCCGTGTCACCTCGCGTCCGATTCACGTGCCCGCGCGCTGTATGGCAAGGACGTGATCGTGGAGCGCCATCGCCACCGCTACGAGTTCAACAACGCCTACCGCGATCGCCTGCAACAGGCGGGTCTCCAGATCGTCGGCGAATCGCACGACGGCACGCTGGTGGAGGTGGTGGAACTCGCCGACCACCCGTGGTACGTCGCCTGCCAGTTTCACCCCGAGTTCACTTCCACGCCGCGCGACGGCCACCCGCTGTTCGAGGGTTTCGTACGCGCGGCGCGCGCTCGCCGCGACGCAGGCGATGACGCGAACGCGACGCACGCGGATGCCTCGCGCGCGCCGTCCGCTTAA
- the tilS gene encoding tRNA lysidine(34) synthetase TilS, which produces MPPPSDPSPTVSTGLLAGLRAVPDASRYWVAYSGGLDSTVLLHAARALLGERVAALHVHHGLQAAADQWAERCRATAAAWGIDCRVREVDARAAPGESPEAAARRARYAALRAAVGHGECVLLAHHQEDQAETVLLQLLRGGGARGLAAMPAEAPFGAGRLARPWLGQPRAALEAYAAEHALSWIDDPSNRDLRYDRNYLRHEIMPRLGARWPAAAASLARSARHAAQAAELADALAAIDLATVAEGAALRIPALQALTPARRDNALRHWLRTRGLALPDPVHLARVVNEVLGAAPDRAPYVHWGQVEVRRFRDRLYATPSLPPHQPTWRVAWDLRAPLELPGGGRLTVQTVRGAGLRVGALEAGVTVGFRRGGEACALPGRAGTRPVKKLLQEAGLPPWVRERLPLVWVDERLAQVGDRWRCAPWAVADGEPGLEIRWEAPPALRPFLPAD; this is translated from the coding sequence ATGCCGCCCCCGTCCGATCCCTCGCCTACCGTGTCCACCGGGCTGCTCGCCGGCCTGCGGGCGGTCCCCGACGCCAGCCGTTACTGGGTCGCCTACAGCGGCGGCCTCGATTCCACCGTACTTCTGCACGCCGCGCGCGCGCTCCTCGGCGAGCGCGTCGCGGCGCTGCATGTGCACCACGGACTGCAGGCCGCGGCCGACCAGTGGGCCGAACGCTGTCGTGCGACGGCCGCGGCGTGGGGGATCGACTGCCGCGTGCGGGAGGTCGATGCCCGTGCCGCGCCCGGCGAGAGCCCGGAGGCCGCCGCGCGCCGCGCGCGCTACGCCGCCTTGCGCGCGGCGGTCGGTCACGGGGAGTGCGTGCTGCTCGCCCACCATCAGGAGGATCAGGCCGAGACGGTGCTGTTGCAGCTGCTGCGCGGCGGCGGCGCGCGCGGACTGGCGGCCATGCCGGCCGAGGCACCGTTCGGCGCGGGTCGGCTCGCGCGCCCTTGGCTCGGCCAGCCGCGGGCGGCACTCGAGGCCTATGCCGCCGAGCACGCACTGTCCTGGATCGACGACCCCAGCAACCGCGATCTGCGCTACGACCGCAACTACCTGCGTCACGAGATCATGCCGCGCCTGGGCGCGCGCTGGCCCGCGGCGGCCGCGTCACTGGCGCGTTCGGCGCGCCATGCGGCGCAGGCGGCGGAACTGGCCGACGCCCTCGCCGCGATCGATCTGGCCACGGTGGCGGAGGGCGCCGCGCTGCGCATCCCGGCGCTGCAGGCGCTCACCCCCGCGCGGCGCGACAACGCCCTGCGTCATTGGCTGCGCACGCGCGGGCTCGCCCTGCCGGACCCGGTGCACTTGGCCCGGGTGGTGAACGAGGTGCTGGGCGCCGCGCCCGATCGCGCGCCCTATGTGCACTGGGGGCAGGTGGAGGTGCGTCGCTTTCGTGACCGCCTGTACGCCACGCCGTCGCTGCCGCCGCATCAGCCCACCTGGCGGGTCGCCTGGGATCTGCGTGCGCCGCTGGAGCTGCCCGGCGGCGGGCGTCTGACGGTACAGACGGTGCGCGGCGCCGGGCTGCGCGTGGGCGCGCTGGAGGCGGGCGTCACGGTCGGCTTCCGGCGCGGCGGCGAGGCCTGCGCGCTACCGGGCCGCGCCGGTACCCGCCCGGTGAAGAAGTTGCTGCAGGAGGCGGGGCTGCCGCCGTGGGTGCGCGAGCGCCTGCCGCTGGTGTGGGTGGACGAGCGCCTCGCGCAGGTGGGCGATCGCTGGCGCTGCGCGCCCTGGGCCGTCGCCGATGGCGAACCGGGTCTCGAAATCCGCTGGGAAGCGCCGCCGGCGCTGCGGCCATTTCTGCCTGCCGATTGA
- the accA gene encoding acetyl-CoA carboxylase carboxyl transferase subunit alpha, translating to MNLNFLEFEQPIAELEAKIRELRYVSDDNDLNISEEIARLQAKSRELTKSIFASLTPWQVAQMARHPQRPYMLDYVERIFTEFEELHGDRSFSDDPAIVGGVARLEGRPVMLIGQQKGRDTKEKVRRNFGMPRPEGYRKALRLMQMAERFKLPIFTFIDTPGAFPGLDAEERGQSEAIARNLFVMAGLRTPIIATVVGEGGSGGALAIGVGDRVLMLQYSTYSVISPEGCASILWKSAEKASEAAEVMGITSERLMELGLIDEVVDEPLGGAHRDVNSMAQRLKESFLANLAQLEDLSLDQLMAQRYERLMSYGNVAEG from the coding sequence ATGAACCTGAATTTTCTTGAATTTGAACAGCCCATCGCCGAGCTCGAGGCCAAGATTCGTGAGCTGCGCTACGTCAGCGACGACAACGACCTCAACATCAGCGAAGAGATCGCGCGCCTGCAGGCGAAGAGCCGCGAGCTGACCAAGTCCATCTTCGCCTCGCTGACGCCCTGGCAGGTCGCGCAAATGGCGCGACATCCGCAGCGGCCCTATATGCTCGATTACGTCGAGAGGATCTTCACCGAGTTCGAGGAGCTGCACGGCGACCGCAGCTTCAGCGACGACCCGGCCATCGTCGGCGGCGTGGCGCGCCTCGAGGGGCGCCCGGTGATGCTGATCGGCCAGCAGAAGGGGCGCGACACCAAGGAGAAGGTGCGGCGCAATTTCGGCATGCCGCGCCCCGAGGGCTACCGCAAGGCGCTGCGCCTGATGCAGATGGCCGAGCGCTTCAAGCTGCCCATCTTCACCTTCATCGACACCCCGGGCGCCTTCCCCGGCCTGGACGCCGAGGAGCGCGGCCAGAGCGAGGCAATCGCCCGCAACCTGTTCGTCATGGCCGGCCTGCGCACGCCGATCATCGCCACCGTGGTGGGCGAGGGCGGCTCTGGCGGCGCGCTCGCCATCGGCGTGGGCGACCGTGTGCTGATGCTGCAGTACAGCACCTATTCGGTCATCTCCCCGGAGGGCTGCGCTTCCATTCTGTGGAAGAGCGCGGAGAAGGCCTCCGAGGCCGCCGAGGTCATGGGCATCACCTCCGAACGGCTCATGGAGCTGGGCCTGATCGACGAGGTGGTGGACGAGCCCCTGGGCGGCGCTCACCGCGACGTCAACAGCATGGCGCAGCGGCTGAAAGAGTCCTTTTTGGCAAACCTCGCGCAACTCGAGGACCTGAGTCTCGATCAGCTCATGGCGCAGCGTTACGAGCGCCTGATGAGCTACGGCAACGTCGCCGAGGGTTAA